GGCGTTGGCGGCAAAAGCAGCCACGATTCGCGAAGCGACTCAACGCGAAGAGACGGTCGTTCAAGCCGACTTGCCTCGCTTTGAGGCCCCAGAGCAGATGCCGGGCGAGGTTCGTCCCACCGCCGCGGTGGAATTGAACGCTTCGCCGTTGCCAAGCGGCGACGAGCAAATTGTTTCGTCGGTCGTCAGTGCACTCGGCCAGGCCCAGAAATCGGGCCAGCTACGTGGCTTTGGCGTTGATGTAACGAGCAACGGTGGGATCGTCCAACTCAAGGGACGCGCCGCTTCGGATGCACAACGCGATGCAATCGTCCAGATTGCCGAATCCACTCCAGGCGTCACGGGAGTCCGCGATGCGATTGAAGTCGCCGCAACGCTGCCGCGTCTTCCCAAGCCCACCGTGGCTCAAGCCGCACCGGTCGCGCCAGCCGCTCCCATGCAGACTCGTATGGTTGCAAACCAAGGGCATGCCCCCGCGATGGCAGTCCCCTATCGCATGAACCCGCAACAACAGGTTCATGCGGCACAAGTGGGTTACGGTGCAATGCAGGGAGCCCCGACCATGGGACAACCCGTTCCCATGGCTCCGTATACCGGTGGAGGAGCACCTCGCTATGACTCGCCGAACTTGCCAAATTACGCTTGGCCAGGCTACGCAGCTCACCCAAACTACGCTGCATTGACTTATCCACAGCAGTACAGCCCATCGGCATGGCCGTACATCGGACCGTTCTACCCTTATCCGCAAGTTCCTCTTGGATGGCGTAAGGTCAGCCTTGAATGGGACGACGGCTGGTGGTTCCTGGACTTCACCGATCGCTAAGCCGATCGACCGCTGGGCATGGAACGCCTCGCCCATCGCACTTGCAAAGAAGCTCGTGAAACAGTTCGCTGTTCACGAGCTTTTTTCGTTTAAATATCGCTGACTTTTACAGGTACTCATTCCGCCTTCGCGGTGGTGCAGCTCCGAATCCTGCGTCGATCGCCCCCGCAGCGTTCGAGAGCGCGCGACCGAGGCGTATCGTTTCGGGACGCTCCGCCCCCGCCTCTGCTTTCTAGGTGCCGTTTTCTAAGCTCGGGCTGCTCGATTGAGGGCTGCTCGATTGAGGGCTGCTCGATCCGGGGCAGCTGGCCCTTCGTTTTCGATCGTGGAGAGAGCCGCAGCTTGTTTTCAGACGTTTTAAAGGGGATTAACGGACCGGATACGCCTGATCACTCGACTCCCAATCCTTGCGGACGCGTTTCTTTTTGTCCGATTTTCGGATCTTTCGGATTTACCCGCAAGATCCTCCCAAGTTCACACGATACTACCATTACGCAGATCGCTAGTTGCGATCGATCGTAAAGGAAACCACGGAAGGTTGCTCGGATGAAGACTCCTAATTCAACACGCGTACGCACCACAAACGGCGATGTCGATCGTGTGGCAAGTGTTGCCAAGAAAACGCACGCCCCATCTATCGCATTGGGGCTGATCGCAATGATGGCGATCAGTTCAACCGGATGCTACGGAATTGGAGGCACCAACTATAACCTTGGCTTCTTGGCCTATCCAATCCCGGTGAGTCCTTACTTCCAACACAAGCAAGAAGAGAAGTTTTGGAAGAAGGAGCGTTACGACCGCG
The sequence above is a segment of the Novipirellula galeiformis genome. Coding sequences within it:
- a CDS encoding BON domain-containing protein, whose amino-acid sequence is MRRTYFGLAIATIAALGPMQVFGGDREIAQQIIQRLKVNRDSGALKDFSLDMKVEQGVVLFRGNVSQSAQKDLVLMTASGIQGINDIVDEVTINGQTVSAETTTAKVVKPVKNVAIVATEPVIEAGAKDSKPAVAAKSNPKPASESNFSFSKALAAKAATIREATQREETVVQADLPRFEAPEQMPGEVRPTAAVELNASPLPSGDEQIVSSVVSALGQAQKSGQLRGFGVDVTSNGGIVQLKGRAASDAQRDAIVQIAESTPGVTGVRDAIEVAATLPRLPKPTVAQAAPVAPAAPMQTRMVANQGHAPAMAVPYRMNPQQQVHAAQVGYGAMQGAPTMGQPVPMAPYTGGGAPRYDSPNLPNYAWPGYAAHPNYAALTYPQQYSPSAWPYIGPFYPYPQVPLGWRKVSLEWDDGWWFLDFTDR